A genome region from Pan troglodytes isolate AG18354 chromosome 3, NHGRI_mPanTro3-v2.0_pri, whole genome shotgun sequence includes the following:
- the HTN3 gene encoding histatin-3 — protein MKFFVFALILALMLSMTGADSHEKRHHGYKRKFHEKHHSHRGYRSNYLYDN, from the exons atgaagttttttgtttttgctttaatctTGGCTCTCATGCTTTCCATGACT ggAGCTGATTCACATGAAAAG agACATCATGGGTATAAAAGAAAATTCCAT GAAAAGCATCATTCACATCGAGGCTATAGATCAAATTATCTGTATGACAATTGA